The Bordetella sp. FB-8 genome includes a window with the following:
- the metF gene encoding methylenetetrahydrofolate reductase [NAD(P)H]: protein MTDTNPAYSLEFFPPRDPAGHERLVETAKRLLAVQPKYVSVTFGAGGSTQAGTVEAVRALRALGCDAAPHLSCIGSTRARLSEILQAYKSEGIKRLVALRGDLPSGMGGDGGDLRHASDLVAFIREQTGDWFHIEVAAYPEMHPQARDAASDLRHFAAKIQAGADSAITQYFFNADAYFNFVERAQAAGVSAPIVPGIMPITNSSQLLRFSDACGAEVPRWIRLRLAEFGDDKASIRAFGHDVVTSLCARLLDGGAPGVHFYTLNQADAALGIWKALTGKASSAPGLLTAALRPMSGA from the coding sequence ATGACCGATACGAATCCTGCCTACAGCCTTGAATTCTTTCCGCCGCGCGACCCGGCCGGGCACGAACGCCTGGTCGAGACCGCGAAGCGGCTGCTGGCGGTACAGCCCAAGTACGTCAGCGTTACCTTCGGCGCGGGCGGTTCGACCCAGGCCGGCACGGTCGAGGCCGTGCGCGCGCTGCGGGCGCTGGGCTGCGACGCGGCCCCGCATTTGTCGTGCATCGGTTCCACGCGCGCCCGGCTCAGCGAGATCCTGCAGGCCTACAAGTCCGAGGGCATCAAGCGCCTGGTGGCGCTGCGCGGCGATCTGCCTTCGGGCATGGGCGGCGACGGCGGCGACCTGCGTCATGCCAGCGACCTGGTGGCCTTCATCCGCGAACAAACCGGCGATTGGTTCCATATCGAAGTGGCGGCCTATCCCGAAATGCATCCGCAAGCGCGGGATGCCGCGAGCGATCTGAGGCACTTTGCCGCCAAGATCCAGGCGGGCGCCGACTCGGCCATCACGCAGTATTTCTTCAATGCCGACGCCTATTTCAATTTCGTCGAGCGCGCGCAGGCCGCCGGCGTGAGCGCGCCCATCGTGCCGGGCATCATGCCCATCACCAACTCCAGCCAGCTGCTGCGTTTCTCCGACGCTTGCGGCGCGGAAGTGCCGCGCTGGATACGCCTGCGCCTGGCCGAGTTCGGCGACGATAAGGCGTCCATCCGCGCCTTTGGCCACGATGTGGTGACGAGCTTGTGCGCGCGCCTGCTCGACGGCGGCGCGCCGGGCGTGCATTTCTATACCTTGAACCAGGCCGATGCCGCGCTGGGTATCTGGAAGGCGCTGACCGGCAAGGCTTCAAGCGCGCCCGGCTTGCTGACCGCTGCGCTCAGGCCAATGTCTGGAGCCTAG
- a CDS encoding phage holin family protein, protein MNLILVWILNAVALLVVAYILPGIAVASFGSALIAALVLGLLNMLVKPVLVLLTLPITIVTLGLFLIVLNALLFWLAGSILRGFQVSGFWWAVGGAFLYSIISGLLSRIIP, encoded by the coding sequence ATGAATTTGATCCTGGTCTGGATACTGAACGCCGTGGCCCTGCTGGTCGTGGCCTACATATTGCCCGGCATTGCCGTCGCCAGCTTCGGCTCGGCGTTGATCGCGGCGCTCGTGCTGGGCCTGCTCAACATGCTGGTCAAGCCGGTTCTGGTGCTGCTCACCCTGCCCATCACTATCGTCACGCTCGGCCTGTTTCTGATCGTGCTCAATGCCTTGCTGTTCTGGCTCGCCGGCTCCATCTTGCGCGGCTTTCAGGTCAGCGGCTTCTGGTGGGCCGTGGGCGGCGCCTTTCTCTACAGCATTATTTCGGGCCTCCTGTCCCGCATCATTCCCTGA
- the ahcY gene encoding adenosylhomocysteinase yields the protein MTKSIDYLVADMALADWGRKELAIAETEMPGLMAIREEFGPKQPLKGARVAGSLHMTIQTGVLIETLVALGAEVRWASCNIFSTQDHAAAAIAATGTPVFAVKGETLEQYWEYTHKIFEWPGEQANMILDDGGDATLLLHLGTKAEQDASVLANPGSEEERVLFAAIKKTLERDPKWYSTRLSQIKGVTEETTTGVHRLYQMSQKGDLAFAAINVNDSVTKSKFDNLYGCRESLVDGIKRATDVMIAGKIAVVAGFGDVGKGCAQALAALRAQVWVTEIDPICALQASMEGYKVVTMDEAAAHADIFVSATGNYNVITRKHMDAMKDQAIVCNIGHFDNEIDVASIEDLKWEEIKPQVDHVIFPDGKRIILLAKGRLVNLGCATGHPSFVMSSSFANQTIAQIELFTRNEAYAKGQVYVLPKHLDEKVAMLHLKKLGVKLTTLTPQQADYIGVPVQGPFKADHYRY from the coding sequence ATGACCAAATCCATCGACTACCTTGTTGCCGACATGGCGCTAGCCGATTGGGGCCGCAAAGAACTGGCCATCGCCGAAACCGAGATGCCCGGCTTGATGGCCATCCGCGAAGAGTTCGGACCCAAGCAGCCCCTGAAGGGCGCGCGCGTCGCCGGCAGCCTGCACATGACCATCCAGACCGGCGTGCTGATCGAGACGCTGGTGGCTCTGGGCGCCGAAGTGCGCTGGGCGTCGTGCAACATCTTCTCGACGCAGGACCATGCCGCCGCGGCCATCGCCGCCACCGGCACGCCGGTGTTCGCCGTCAAGGGCGAGACGCTGGAACAGTATTGGGAATACACCCACAAAATCTTCGAATGGCCCGGCGAGCAAGCCAACATGATCCTGGACGACGGCGGCGACGCGACGCTGCTGCTGCACCTGGGCACCAAGGCCGAGCAGGACGCCTCGGTGCTGGCCAACCCCGGCAGCGAAGAAGAACGCGTGCTGTTCGCGGCCATCAAGAAGACGCTCGAGCGCGATCCGAAGTGGTATTCCACCCGCCTGTCGCAGATCAAGGGCGTGACCGAAGAGACCACCACCGGCGTGCATCGCCTCTACCAGATGTCGCAGAAGGGCGACCTGGCCTTCGCGGCCATCAACGTCAATGACTCGGTGACCAAGTCCAAGTTCGACAACCTGTACGGCTGCCGCGAATCGCTGGTGGACGGCATCAAGCGCGCCACCGACGTGATGATCGCCGGCAAGATCGCCGTGGTGGCGGGTTTCGGCGACGTGGGCAAGGGCTGTGCCCAGGCCCTGGCCGCGCTGCGCGCGCAGGTGTGGGTGACCGAGATCGATCCGATCTGCGCCCTGCAGGCCTCGATGGAAGGCTACAAGGTCGTGACCATGGACGAGGCGGCCGCGCACGCCGACATCTTCGTCTCGGCCACCGGCAACTACAACGTCATCACCCGCAAGCACATGGACGCCATGAAGGACCAGGCCATCGTGTGCAATATCGGTCACTTCGACAACGAAATCGACGTCGCCTCGATCGAAGACCTCAAGTGGGAAGAGATCAAGCCGCAGGTCGACCACGTGATCTTCCCGGACGGCAAGCGCATCATCCTGCTGGCCAAGGGCCGCCTGGTGAACCTGGGCTGCGCCACGGGCCATCCTTCGTTCGTGATGTCCTCCTCCTTCGCCAACCAGACCATCGCGCAGATCGAGCTGTTCACGCGCAACGAGGCCTATGCCAAGGGCCAGGTCTATGTGCTGCCCAAGCACCTGGACGAGAAGGTTGCGATGCTGCATTTGAAGAAGTTGGGCGTGAAGCTGACGACACTGACCCCGCAGCAGGCCGACTACATCGGCGTGCCGGTGCAAGGTCCGTTCAAGGCCGATCACTACCGTTATTGA
- the cas9 gene encoding type II CRISPR RNA-guided endonuclease Cas9 (Cas9, originally named Csn1, is the large, multifunctional signature protein of type II CRISPR/Cas systems. It is well known even to general audiences because its RNA-guided endonuclease activity has made it a popular tool for custom editing of eukaryotic genomes.): MADKPWTINLGPLTFGFDIGVASVGWCVLGTSRIIDLGVRCFDKAETADRGESLNLARRTARLMRRRLRRRAWRLTKLVRLLNQAGLIDDTQALQRPAETSPWQLRVEGLDRKLDPNEWARVLYHLCKHRGFHWISKAEQKKAESDSAEGGRVKQGLADTKHRMSEKNYRSAAEMVLTEFPEAQRNKQGEYNKALSRLLLGDELILLFERQREYGNPHATPDLEARIAGNGDRKSGLFWEQKPPLSGNDLLKMLGHCTFEKSEYRAPKASYAAERHVWLTRLNNLRIIIDGNARPLNEAERQAALPLPYKQVGDFTYKQLKSALIKHGLIPDDTKFAGLSYPIQQGESKTKDPESERLIRLPAWQELRKVLKDAALETEWQSIASQPDLLDQIAWTLSVFKDGDEVERELRKLPLPGAERMIEALSGISFDKFHNLSFKALRKIVPHMEAGLRYDEACVQAGYHHSQLFKTGEGQNKFLPPFYSGRDKDGRMVFDDKEDIPRNPVVLRSLNQARKVLNALVRKYGSPSAVHIEMARDLSRPMDERSKVKKAQDEFRERNEKDKLRFAEDFKIPAKGREFEKYQLYREQHGKCAYSLEALDLDSVLQEPGYAEVDHVLPYSRSYDDSKNNKVLVLSRENRNKGNRTPYEYLDGENDSARWHTFVAYVEGNKSYRLAKRSRLLRKNFGKEESRDFMERNLNDTRYICKFFKNYVERHLQLAEGGDKRCVVLSGQLTSFLRTRWGLIKVRSDSDRHHALDAAVIAACGHGLVKRLSDYSRRKELEQAGNVIDIETGEIRDSVLLAKLQQHFPKPWEFFREELLIRLNQDNLTLLRDEAERLAYPREARDALRPLFVSRAPQRRNSGAAHKDTIYRKAPTKDAPQRVTEKVKLSDLTLKDMEKLSDPHRNEKLYAAIRARLEAHGGKGEKAFPPNNPLYKPDREGNPTGPIVRTVTMVNEKLSGIPIRGGVAKNDTMLRVDFFRHKKDGKYHLVPVYVHHVVAKELPNRAIVAYKDEGEWTPIDEQNFDFEFSLHPNDFLRVSLKNETQQGYFAGCDRSTGAIGLWAHDRNVAIGKDGLIRGVGVKTALHVEKFHIDILGNIYPAPPEKRRGLA; encoded by the coding sequence ATGGCTGACAAGCCTTGGACAATAAATCTCGGGCCACTGACCTTCGGATTCGACATCGGCGTCGCTTCGGTCGGCTGGTGCGTCCTCGGGACGAGCCGAATCATCGACCTAGGCGTACGCTGTTTCGACAAAGCGGAAACTGCCGACAGAGGCGAATCTCTCAATCTTGCCCGTCGTACCGCGCGGCTGATGCGCCGGCGCTTGCGCCGACGCGCATGGCGCCTGACCAAGCTCGTCCGCCTCTTGAACCAGGCAGGGCTAATCGACGATACCCAGGCATTGCAACGCCCCGCGGAAACCTCCCCATGGCAGTTGCGCGTGGAGGGTCTCGACCGAAAGCTTGATCCGAATGAATGGGCGCGTGTGCTGTACCACCTTTGCAAACACCGTGGATTTCACTGGATCAGCAAAGCGGAGCAAAAGAAAGCAGAGTCGGACAGCGCCGAAGGTGGCCGAGTCAAGCAAGGCCTCGCCGATACCAAGCACCGCATGTCTGAAAAGAACTATCGCAGCGCAGCCGAAATGGTGCTGACCGAATTCCCCGAAGCGCAGCGCAATAAGCAGGGCGAATACAACAAGGCGTTATCCCGATTGCTGCTCGGAGATGAGCTTATCTTGCTTTTCGAGCGCCAGCGTGAATACGGCAATCCACATGCGACGCCGGACCTCGAAGCGCGCATCGCTGGCAATGGCGACCGCAAGAGCGGCTTGTTCTGGGAACAAAAACCGCCCCTATCCGGCAACGACCTGCTCAAAATGCTGGGGCACTGCACCTTCGAAAAATCCGAATACCGCGCCCCCAAGGCCAGCTACGCGGCAGAACGCCATGTCTGGCTGACACGGCTGAACAATCTGCGCATCATCATCGATGGCAACGCACGCCCTCTGAATGAAGCGGAAAGACAAGCCGCGTTGCCCCTGCCTTATAAACAAGTTGGCGATTTTACGTACAAGCAGTTGAAGTCCGCTTTGATCAAGCACGGGCTGATTCCAGACGACACGAAGTTCGCCGGCCTGTCCTATCCCATACAACAAGGCGAAAGCAAAACAAAAGACCCTGAATCCGAACGCCTAATCAGGCTTCCCGCTTGGCAAGAGCTGCGCAAGGTCCTCAAAGACGCAGCGCTGGAAACCGAGTGGCAAAGCATTGCCAGTCAACCAGACCTGCTCGATCAGATTGCCTGGACGCTCAGCGTATTCAAAGACGGTGATGAGGTGGAGCGAGAGTTACGCAAACTGCCCTTACCCGGCGCAGAGCGCATGATCGAAGCATTGAGTGGAATCAGCTTCGACAAATTCCACAACCTGTCGTTCAAGGCCTTGCGCAAGATCGTTCCGCATATGGAAGCAGGTTTGCGTTACGACGAAGCCTGCGTACAGGCTGGCTACCACCATAGTCAACTGTTCAAGACCGGGGAAGGTCAAAATAAATTCCTGCCGCCGTTTTACTCGGGACGCGATAAAGACGGCCGCATGGTATTCGACGATAAGGAAGACATTCCGCGCAACCCCGTCGTGCTGCGCTCGCTCAATCAGGCCCGCAAGGTCCTGAATGCATTGGTACGGAAATACGGCTCTCCCTCCGCCGTGCATATCGAAATGGCACGAGATCTATCGCGTCCGATGGATGAACGCAGCAAAGTCAAGAAAGCCCAGGACGAATTCCGGGAACGCAACGAAAAAGACAAGCTTCGTTTCGCGGAAGACTTCAAAATTCCCGCCAAAGGCCGCGAATTCGAGAAATATCAACTGTATCGCGAGCAGCACGGGAAGTGCGCTTACTCTCTGGAGGCACTGGATCTCGATTCGGTCTTGCAAGAACCCGGATACGCCGAAGTCGATCATGTGCTGCCCTACTCCCGTAGTTATGACGACAGCAAAAACAACAAAGTGCTGGTGCTCAGCAGGGAAAACCGCAATAAAGGCAACCGTACTCCCTACGAATATCTGGACGGAGAAAACGACAGCGCGCGCTGGCACACTTTCGTCGCCTACGTTGAAGGCAACAAGTCCTACCGCCTCGCCAAGCGCAGCCGCCTGCTGCGCAAAAATTTCGGCAAGGAAGAATCCCGAGATTTCATGGAGCGCAATCTCAACGACACGCGCTACATATGCAAATTCTTCAAGAACTATGTCGAACGCCACTTGCAACTGGCCGAGGGCGGGGATAAGCGCTGCGTCGTACTCAGTGGTCAGTTGACATCATTCCTGCGCACACGCTGGGGACTGATCAAAGTGCGCAGCGACAGCGACCGCCATCACGCACTCGATGCTGCCGTCATTGCGGCTTGCGGACATGGTCTCGTCAAACGCCTGTCCGATTATTCACGCCGCAAAGAACTGGAACAGGCCGGCAATGTCATCGACATAGAAACTGGAGAAATCCGCGATTCGGTTCTTTTAGCAAAACTTCAACAGCACTTCCCGAAGCCTTGGGAATTCTTCCGCGAAGAATTGCTGATCCGCTTAAACCAGGACAATCTGACTTTGCTCAGAGACGAAGCCGAGCGCCTCGCTTATCCGAGAGAAGCGCGGGACGCCTTGCGCCCCTTGTTTGTTTCCCGTGCCCCGCAGCGCCGCAATAGCGGAGCGGCGCACAAAGACACCATCTACCGAAAAGCGCCAACGAAAGACGCCCCTCAGCGCGTTACCGAAAAGGTCAAACTTTCTGACCTGACTCTCAAGGACATGGAGAAGCTGAGCGATCCGCATCGTAATGAAAAATTGTATGCCGCCATCCGTGCTCGTCTTGAAGCACATGGCGGCAAAGGCGAAAAAGCTTTTCCGCCGAACAACCCCTTGTACAAGCCAGACCGTGAAGGCAATCCGACTGGCCCCATAGTGCGCACCGTAACGATGGTGAACGAGAAACTATCAGGAATTCCGATTCGCGGTGGAGTTGCCAAGAACGATACGATGTTGCGCGTGGATTTTTTCAGGCACAAGAAGGATGGGAAATACCATTTGGTGCCTGTTTATGTGCATCATGTGGTCGCGAAGGAATTGCCGAATCGAGCGATTGTTGCTTACAAGGATGAAGGCGAATGGACACCCATCGATGAGCAAAATTTTGATTTCGAGTTTTCCTTACATCCTAACGATTTCCTCCGCGTGTCTCTAAAAAATGAGACCCAACAGGGTTATTTCGCCGGCTGTGATCGCTCGACAGGCGCTATAGGTCTATGGGCACATGATCGCAACGTCGCAATAGGAAAAGATGGTTTGATCCGAGGTGTCGGCGTAAAAACGGCATTGCATGTAGAAAAATTCCACATCGACATTCTGGGCAATATCTACCCCGCCCCACCGGAGAAACGCCGTGGTCTGGCGTAG
- the cas1 gene encoding type II CRISPR-associated endonuclease Cas1, giving the protein MISRPAKLRREHYSLAIEQEETAFVPFEDIAVIVLNHREITLTHPVLSACAEYGIGLYATGSNHQPSGVFLPFLSHSRTTRMMRKQLDIARPIAKQAWASVVHSKIENQAICLKLCGKEGVERMESYARRIRSGDPDNLEGQAAAFYFPQLFGAGFHRAAEQWINSALDYGYAVLRGAITRGLVAHGLHPTIGLFHASEQNAFNLADDLIEPFRPLVDLHVAKRHTAAEGELSTEDKQALVALLNIDVGMPQGKMSVLSAVEYAAESLVRTYETEQATLELPTLIGLQPHQLEY; this is encoded by the coding sequence ATGATCTCCCGCCCAGCCAAACTGCGGCGGGAACATTACTCGCTTGCCATCGAGCAGGAAGAAACCGCCTTCGTGCCTTTCGAGGACATCGCCGTCATTGTCCTCAATCATCGCGAAATCACGCTTACCCACCCGGTTCTGTCAGCCTGCGCCGAATACGGTATCGGACTCTACGCAACCGGCAGTAATCACCAGCCATCCGGCGTTTTCCTGCCTTTCCTGTCGCACTCGCGCACCACGCGGATGATGCGCAAGCAACTCGATATCGCGCGCCCGATAGCCAAGCAGGCTTGGGCATCCGTTGTTCACAGCAAGATCGAGAATCAAGCGATTTGTTTGAAGCTTTGCGGCAAAGAGGGTGTAGAGCGCATGGAGTCCTATGCCAGGCGCATACGTTCTGGCGATCCAGACAATCTGGAAGGACAAGCGGCCGCGTTCTATTTCCCGCAACTCTTCGGGGCCGGCTTTCACCGCGCCGCGGAACAATGGATCAACTCGGCGCTGGACTATGGATATGCGGTACTGCGAGGCGCCATAACACGAGGGCTAGTGGCTCATGGCCTGCACCCCACCATCGGCTTGTTTCACGCCAGCGAGCAAAACGCCTTCAACCTCGCTGATGATCTTATCGAACCCTTTCGTCCCCTTGTCGATCTCCATGTGGCCAAACGACATACCGCAGCCGAAGGGGAATTGAGCACGGAGGATAAGCAGGCGCTCGTCGCGCTGCTCAACATTGACGTGGGCATGCCACAAGGAAAGATGTCCGTGCTTTCTGCGGTGGAATACGCAGCGGAGAGCCTCGTCAGAACCTACGAAACAGAGCAGGCCACCTTGGAATTGCCCACCTTGATCGGATTGCAGCCTCACCAGCTGGAATACTGA
- the cas2 gene encoding CRISPR-associated endonuclease Cas2, whose amino-acid sequence MRLIVFFDLPMVTKDEKRAYVQFRRFLLNDGYDMIQWSVYGRILNGKDAETKHLARLADSLPPAGSVRCMTERWPRLFGQYCEIYKWNARGSHAADLIAGSVA is encoded by the coding sequence ATGCGATTGATCGTCTTCTTCGATTTGCCGATGGTCACCAAGGACGAGAAACGCGCCTATGTTCAATTTCGCCGGTTTCTGCTCAACGACGGCTACGACATGATCCAATGGTCTGTCTATGGGCGCATACTCAATGGCAAAGACGCAGAAACCAAGCACCTGGCACGGCTGGCAGACAGCCTGCCTCCCGCAGGCTCCGTACGCTGCATGACCGAGAGGTGGCCTCGTTTGTTTGGACAGTATTGTGAGATTTATAAGTGGAACGCCCGAGGCAGTCATGCTGCCGATTTAATCGCTGGCAGCGTCGCG
- a CDS encoding YlcI/YnfO family protein encodes KRSTIFTMKTAILPQVRVEPELRAAAESVLREGESLSMFVEATVRSAVEYRHAQAEFHARGEAAWQEFQRTGKSHPAKLVVAELREMLDDKRKQLQARAASSK; translated from the coding sequence CAAACGCAGCACAATTTTCACCATGAAAACCGCCATCCTCCCCCAAGTCCGCGTCGAGCCCGAACTGCGTGCCGCCGCCGAGTCCGTGCTGCGGGAAGGGGAAAGCCTCTCCATGTTCGTCGAAGCCACGGTACGCAGCGCGGTCGAATATCGGCACGCTCAGGCGGAGTTTCATGCGCGAGGCGAAGCAGCCTGGCAGGAGTTCCAGCGCACGGGGAAATCGCACCCGGCCAAGCTAGTGGTCGCGGAACTGCGTGAAATGCTCGATGACAAACGCAAGCAGCTGCAAGCACGCGCCGCTTCTTCAAAATGA
- a CDS encoding type II toxin-antitoxin system RelE/ParE family toxin, with product MIYEVEFAPAARKDLHRLYAYLLDRAETLEDLNLAERAIAAIETALETHLAKTPFIYRKSDKGNSLRRELIIPFGATGYVALYEIAKPGKVMVLAVRHQREEDFH from the coding sequence ATGATCTATGAGGTCGAGTTCGCCCCGGCAGCCCGTAAAGACCTGCATCGCCTCTATGCCTATTTGCTCGATCGCGCCGAAACCCTCGAAGACCTGAATCTAGCCGAACGCGCGATTGCAGCGATTGAAACGGCACTCGAAACCCATCTTGCCAAAACTCCTTTCATCTATCGCAAAAGCGATAAGGGCAATAGCCTGCGCCGCGAGCTGATCATCCCCTTCGGCGCGACGGGATACGTCGCTCTCTATGAGATCGCCAAACCGGGAAAAGTCATGGTGCTTGCCGTCCGCCATCAGCGCGAAGAAGACTTTCACTGA
- a CDS encoding ABC transporter substrate-binding protein, which translates to MKRILAQAALALGLAAATSAAMSAASTAAPLEIGYLPILPAAQLFVAAGQNALPAVDGAPPKLVQFQSGPAMVQAILAGQLDAAYVGIGPALVVAAKGGDFKVVASNVVEQVSLVARGDLAPYFAPGSDASTAFARFAKDKGRLPVIASYPRGSVPEAALQYWLRKRIKADPASYTLITQGEAQIQQSLLTGAVDAAAILEPTITSVLDKEPKARVVAHGSDLFPHQPGAVLLVRGKLIREHPDLVKALVAEQISATALLRDDPAKAAPLVQKYVAGGRLPVKLVEQAIRNSRDQFQADPNVIIPATQALQQFLKDTDAQQGPLVDLSRLFDTRFYDAAAKASAQQ; encoded by the coding sequence ATGAAACGCATTCTTGCCCAGGCCGCGCTGGCCCTGGGTCTGGCCGCCGCGACGTCGGCGGCAATGTCCGCCGCGTCAACCGCCGCCCCGCTCGAAATCGGTTACTTGCCCATTCTTCCGGCGGCGCAGCTGTTCGTGGCGGCCGGCCAGAACGCCTTGCCTGCCGTCGACGGCGCGCCGCCCAAGCTCGTGCAGTTCCAGAGCGGTCCGGCCATGGTCCAGGCCATTCTGGCCGGCCAGCTCGACGCGGCGTATGTCGGCATCGGCCCGGCGCTGGTGGTCGCGGCCAAGGGAGGGGACTTCAAGGTCGTGGCATCCAATGTCGTCGAGCAGGTCAGCCTGGTGGCGCGGGGCGATCTGGCGCCGTACTTCGCCCCGGGCAGCGACGCGTCCACGGCCTTTGCGCGCTTTGCCAAGGACAAGGGCCGCCTGCCGGTCATCGCCAGCTATCCGCGCGGCTCGGTGCCCGAAGCGGCCCTGCAGTACTGGCTGCGCAAGCGCATCAAGGCCGACCCCGCCTCCTACACGCTGATCACGCAGGGCGAGGCGCAGATCCAGCAATCGCTGCTGACCGGCGCCGTCGACGCGGCCGCGATTCTCGAGCCCACCATCACCTCGGTGCTGGACAAGGAGCCCAAGGCGCGCGTGGTGGCGCACGGCTCCGATCTGTTTCCGCATCAGCCCGGCGCGGTGTTGCTGGTTCGCGGCAAGCTCATCCGCGAACACCCCGATCTGGTCAAGGCGCTGGTGGCCGAGCAGATTTCGGCCACGGCCTTGCTGCGCGATGATCCGGCCAAGGCCGCGCCGCTGGTGCAAAAATATGTGGCCGGCGGCCGCCTGCCGGTCAAGCTGGTCGAGCAGGCCATCCGCAATTCCAGGGACCAGTTCCAGGCCGACCCGAACGTCATCATTCCCGCCACGCAGGCATTGCAGCAATTTCTCAAAGACACGGACGCGCAGCAAGGCCCGCTGGTCGACTTGAGCCGCCTGTTCGACACCCGCTTCTATGACGCGGCGGCCAAGGCCAGCGCCCAGCAATGA
- a CDS encoding ABC transporter permease → MKTRLRSVLYGTAGVVLFVLLWKAVGAFGWVNPETLPDPFAVPAAFMAEWRSGRLLPAVGSSLIHYFWGLGLGTLMGIAWGLAAATLYRFDLLQAYLVRILRPIPPLAWVVFAIAWFKVTHAGAAFVISIGVFWINYFATYGAVRHIDPRLYELARSFGQGRYWRRAWSITLPAIAPGALAGIRAGIGQAWMTLIAAELLGVPGMGQEMNAAAGVGDYNAVVVYMLAISLVYAISDLIYVWLEKKVLAWRP, encoded by the coding sequence ATGAAAACCCGCTTGCGCAGTGTGCTGTATGGCACGGCTGGCGTTGTCCTGTTCGTGCTGCTGTGGAAAGCGGTGGGCGCGTTCGGCTGGGTCAATCCCGAAACGCTGCCCGATCCCTTTGCCGTGCCGGCCGCCTTCATGGCGGAATGGCGCTCGGGACGGCTGCTGCCGGCCGTCGGCTCCAGCCTGATCCATTACTTCTGGGGCCTGGGGCTGGGCACGCTGATGGGCATCGCCTGGGGGCTGGCGGCGGCTACGCTGTACCGCTTCGATCTGCTGCAGGCCTATCTGGTGCGCATCCTTCGGCCTATCCCGCCCCTGGCCTGGGTGGTCTTTGCCATTGCCTGGTTCAAGGTCACTCACGCGGGCGCCGCCTTCGTCATCTCCATCGGCGTGTTCTGGATCAACTACTTCGCCACCTACGGCGCGGTGCGCCATATCGACCCGCGTCTCTACGAACTGGCGCGCAGCTTCGGCCAGGGCCGCTACTGGCGCCGTGCCTGGAGCATCACGCTGCCGGCCATCGCCCCCGGCGCGCTGGCCGGCATCCGCGCCGGCATTGGCCAGGCCTGGATGACGCTGATCGCGGCCGAACTGCTGGGCGTGCCCGGCATGGGCCAGGAGATGAACGCGGCGGCGGGCGTGGGCGACTACAACGCCGTGGTGGTCTACATGCTGGCGATTTCGCTGGTCTACGCAATAAGCGATCTGATCTACGTATGGCTGGAAAAAAAGGTGTTGGCATGGCGTCCCTGA
- a CDS encoding ABC transporter ATP-binding protein encodes MASLIEFEALGYTHPGADHPVISDLSLDIAAGEFVAVVGGSGVGKSTLLRLAAGLIEPAAGQMRFTLPRRSGSRRRAVVFQDGRLLPWRSVAGNIAYGLETLDLPASEKRARVEQALQLTGLAALGERWPHQLSGGQAQRVGIARALAVKPDLLLMDEPFSAVDALTRHKLQTELIRLWQVTGAAVLFVTHDIDEAVFLADRVVVLDGHPAQVAQNLTIDLPRPRGRKDPRFTGYVEHLSAELGLEVE; translated from the coding sequence ATGGCGTCCCTGATCGAATTCGAAGCCCTGGGCTATACCCATCCCGGCGCGGACCACCCCGTCATCTCGGACTTGTCGCTGGACATCGCGGCCGGCGAATTCGTGGCGGTGGTGGGCGGCTCGGGCGTGGGCAAGTCCACCCTGCTGCGCCTGGCGGCCGGCCTGATCGAGCCTGCCGCGGGTCAGATGCGCTTTACGCTGCCGCGCCGGTCGGGCAGCCGCCGCCGCGCCGTGGTGTTCCAGGACGGGCGTCTGCTGCCGTGGCGCAGCGTGGCGGGCAATATCGCCTATGGCCTGGAAACGCTGGATCTGCCGGCAAGTGAAAAGCGCGCGCGCGTGGAGCAGGCCCTGCAACTGACGGGGCTGGCCGCACTGGGCGAGCGCTGGCCGCACCAGCTCTCGGGCGGACAGGCGCAGCGCGTGGGCATTGCCCGCGCCTTGGCCGTCAAGCCCGATCTGCTGCTGATGGACGAGCCTTTCAGCGCGGTCGATGCGCTGACGCGCCACAAACTGCAGACCGAGTTGATCCGCCTGTGGCAGGTGACCGGCGCAGCGGTGCTGTTCGTGACCCACGACATCGACGAAGCCGTGTTCCTGGCCGATCGCGTGGTGGTGCTGGACGGCCATCCGGCCCAGGTGGCGCAGAACCTGACCATCGACCTGCCGCGGCCGCGCGGCCGCAAGGACCCGCGCTTCACGGGCTATGTGGAGCATCTGTCTGCCGAACTGGGCCTGGAAGTGGAATGA